Proteins encoded together in one Diabrotica undecimpunctata isolate CICGRU chromosome 3, icDiaUnde3, whole genome shotgun sequence window:
- the LOC140436475 gene encoding RNA-binding protein RO60 — translation MAVDRQTLSPFSNEDTCKRLIYIANVRPKYYCGGPDKYTQIKPAKLQFVKEIIGSDYNLLLKTIESVNDDPLIPYRKQIFNVLCSSMLLEEATKACKTDISTLIPKIMKYDEDFFDYVHCMSVSNKHRFSKSARRVVRLYYKDKTPSQLARYYANTMSVHGWTHKRLITVCHVKAESPAHEVVLSYIMKKKCIDTDEDEDKKNLELMKKCDELRKTSDKKLAVPLITELKASMKLVDGLLRKSVAIWIAIVPNMSIKEILQMLPKLYKYGFLKKDKSFYVKVSEILTTSSKVIECGIHPIEVFIQMKNFESGGKPLDPKLLHHLVAEKNVSEEDLAKYKAPVQIKSPTFINTIQKCMNISINNVKGVNKRFLITVDATNKMDTACIGNRNISSVEAAAAFLWYFLRTENHVTVAVFKETDIEVIPMDKKSQIHEYVQKIKENENEYLLVSSPIEWASKNKKKFDVFINFIHHYEYHSTIPKDVKDTMKKPVDVLKKYRQKLALPDAKLINVCFTSTKLTIADGSANILDIAGLDSEMPKVIEAFSRGHFC, via the exons ATGGCGGTAGACAGACAAACGTTGTCTCCGTTTTCCAATGAAGATACATGCAAACGTTTGATCTACATAGCTAACGTTCGCCCAAAATATTACTGTGGTGGTCCAGATAAATATACACAAATTAAACCTGCAAAATTGCAATTCGTGAAAGAGATCATCGGTAGTGATTACAATCTGTTGCTTAAGACAATAGAATCAGTCAATGACGACCCATTAATACCATACcgaaaacaaatttttaatgtgTTATGTTCATCTATGTTATTAGAAGAAGCTACAAAAGCATGTAAAACAGATATAAGTACATTAATTCCAAAAATTATGAAATATGATGAGGATTTTTTCGACTATGTCCATTGCATGTCTGTGTCTAATAAACACAGGTTTTCAAAATCTGCAAGACGGGTTGTACGTTTGTATTACAAAGATAAAACACCTTCTCAACTGGCTCGGTACTATGCTAATACAATGAGCGTTCATGGCTGGACGCACAAGCGACTTATCACAGTATGTCACGTAAAAGCTGAATCTCCAG CGCACGAGGTAGTTCTTAGTTACAtcatgaagaagaaatgtatcgACACAGACGAGGACGAAGACAAGAAGAACTTGGAACTTATGAAAAAATGCGACGAGCTAAGGAAAACTAGCGATAAAAAATTGGCTGTTCCTTTGATTACTGAGTTAAAAGCTTCTATGAAGTTGGTTGATGGACTATTGCGGAAATCAGTAGCG ATATGGATCGCCATAGTTCCGAATATGTCCATCAAAGAGATACTACAAATGCTTCCCAAATTGTACAAGTATGGATTTCTTAAGAAAGACAAGTCCTTTTATGTCAAAGTCTCAGAAATTTTAACGACCTCCAGCAAGGTGATAGAATGCGGAATTCATCCAATTGAAGTATTTATCCAGATGAAGAATTTTGAAAGCGGAGGAAA ACCTTTAGATCCGAAACTATTGCATCACTTGGTAGCCGAAAAAAATGTATCCGAAGAAGATTTAGCGAAATATAAAGCACCGGTTCAAATAAAAAGCCCGACCTTCATCAATACCATACAAAAGTGCATGAACATATCAATCAATAACGTTAAAGGTGTTAATAAGCGATTCTTGATCACTGTAGACGCCACTAACAAGATGGATACTGCATGTATTGGCAATAGAAACATATCAAGTGTGGAAGCTGCTGCCGCTTTTCTTTGGTACTTTTTGAGGACAGAGAACCATGTAACTGTGGCTGTTTTCAAAGAGACTGATATTGAAGTTATTCCCATGGATAAAA AATCGCAAATCCACGAATATGTTCAGAAGATTAAAGAGAACGAAAACGAATATTTACTTGTGTCCTCTCCAATCGAATGGGccagtaaaaataaaaagaaattcgATGTGTTTATCAATTTCATACATCACTACGAGTACCACTCTACCATTCCAAAGGACGTGAAGGACACGATGAAGAAGCCTGTCGACGTTTTAAAGAAGTACAGACAAAAGCTTGCGTTACCAGATGCAAA GTTAATTAACGTTTGCTTTACGTCGACTAAGCTGACTATAGCCGATGGCTCTGCCAATATTTTAGACATCGCAGGATTGGACTCAGAAATGCCCAAGGTAATAGAAGCGTTCAGCCGTGGACATTTTTGCTAA